In a single window of the Neospora caninum Liverpool complete genome, chromosome VIIa genome:
- a CDS encoding RNA pseudouridylate synthase domain-containing protein, with translation MRQRAYITNALRRLIASPGQPSFSQPKIQIPSIWPSTGSSLGVLAPCLRLMRAKWLSFDLHLSALSLAFLVRAAALDTAVFPSSSSPFPSAGALSSPRHVEVQAARLLRLLSAETSRASWAVLPLLSRSALASLPDCRPPAGPRPTLSGHPTHAGPSLGARAKRRSLALSPPDGEAQQHAGTLPFRGNAPSQTQANPLHAPVGSPAAGSSRGPAAARRGAASGDGGASDDGGASDDGGARSLEDRGGGDSDPFVVVAACADPKASLHFSPDAAPVFRELYANPVFLNLRAAACYGLRRFAREGRSGLSESRTSVSDAATVSSSLPVAPASCPAVRSSRFAPGFEAESAKIPSASPSVDDVPESRHLPWQPILSWDAFAHEPAVCRLVEELFTAFWKAKFIDFELFDATVEVLMASCADGQASLSSSRPFRRASAATSHAQHPPSSSSDSVHCSSPASSSDNASSSGSSRLESEFLHASRACSSLSHLFLSLETEVGSFVFCGPRRSPFSRSPLRSLARLQTASSTVPPALASPAPEDDSSPVDSWNPANVALPTSAVSSSPLPSPAYPPPSSSCNSAVSPLPSSLSPPASVSPFPSSLSPPASAPDGTGGAEDEDKTFCSNIERDIPALVGWRVSRRVATNSPEASVAAHVSISSPVSLSPPVSLSSPVSLASPVSLLSPVSLVPGSSDGCAGPSCLSSKERNSDAGLRRPNDQERFGWSVYEVLEAIAGAISGVLRSEEERRKRGAPLLPSFYESLPFALTNVLEVAVDLRAYLKEETVRRRRDSASLLSPLAVQPQRAGLAQPPRAKEAFPNGENAHGYPGGAAPPRGERREAARDTGAAATANEEAGRELESRVRAEASLLQDKRTQRSDGETPRHLACEEPARDGRETERRLQRIESVANQLACDVSFVLTGLLNAEIASVLTQRADTRRKQCQSSSLQIPDDGRHTRNLFSPLPSSRSSSSSSSSSSSSSSPSSSSSSSPPPSPSSSPPSPSSSPSSSRCSAHPPVPWTRERLRFLLFRLASTECSVPPSLCVAICRWMLFVWRGSSQPPPSRASLCGVEKSHAPAGRGGEATGDREAPESALEPRREAREAPLACVPRRDVGKEALGTTEGSDRSTRGCEEGRSAAPLRLSDAACGNYNVHETAQAAPEDGALSGLPFDLQEEENRLLFGGLKEILTAEDWARALYSLAILFPHASLPFRHVYLAACLLPCPPDPAAAGARPRSLVSSKHNRRADPPSVPRPTETHLSSGQALSPPGSSSKASLLGRPVGLLSDVIAFNAFCQICRLLVLSTFSPFSHLASPCRETQRLQGDEYAHRAGPDGASAPSLCGTSFSFFRTQLLRPLVQATLEEFHILPRSSTSFPSAYASPPESSSCLGASPVSSSPLSAASGTEAPEDAERRECFPRLFHAVGEALSRRLEKETDAHLHLLHLDSARKTDCGGKLDEERGEQTQKRARYVFCVADDRDTTGILDPALRLRPPYTSSRPSSRSSTLLSAERGAEGGAPSGSVEGRRSVDATGSTWIGPAGDDDSDCLFPSAVASLSATHNVSQPLYEKILCLAFCTGEEFWRNEAGSKVEERGKRMQDSRRSSTPSKRTHLPSPQPYASSIYIPNKTTLGTPRSFSSSSASPPSSLSPATGNAPCSLSTERPAPLARSRAPRPESPDPQPRPANAGKRLWPAASALAKERSLLSFFMPPENSAIKAEREAAPLKHPGDTETQASSVATAQDALASPREREVADALKADVAAETGREGRDAQVQEIKEAEKADEPRRRQNGEGDSLNGEGDTGERRQRLATSGRRERLTEGEKCCYFKDLPHVVWESKHLMVLYKPPFWRVNLERSERPETVRERIALWAPSVAASLPASPLHFSPSLRKRALEILAGGGTSEPLHAYMQIALGKRQDGTAERPAAERQADALGSRADTAATQQSDREARDREEERLALLFDATHQFGIGHRLDTPTSGPLLVAKSYAGLAFLRAQLASWRPKKVYLALVFGAVPLRRETVRLVHPLRPTFEARQAGKKEMEVASTIDAKIALLFLTALAQYSYAGRDFTLCRVEPVTGRTHQIRAQLAHIGHPIVADPIYVKDPADRALGRSLSNRLFLHCVSLSFLNILEHQENPGKERDTTSAEPRRHEKKTHLNEQEGPEKSRLTLPTESIDLKGKTETEAPGLSRFSFRHVTVETPLHPDLRYTLSLLRKVSP, from the exons ATGCGACAAAGAGCCTACATCACCAATGCACTGAGAAGGCTTATCGCCTCTCCAGGTCagccttccttttctcaaCCGAAAATCCAAATCCCAtccatat ggCCTTCGACAGGCTCCAGtctcggcgtcctcgcgccTTGCTTGCGCCTCATGCGAGCAAAGTGGCTGTCGTTCGATCTCCATCTTTCGGCActttccctcgcctttctcgttcgAGCTGCAGCTCTCGACaccgccgttttcccctcttcttcttctccctttccttctgccgGTGCACTATCTTCGCCGAGGCACGTGGAGGTCCAGGCCGCCCGGCTCCTGCGTCTGTtgagcgcggagacgagcagagcTTCCTGGGCTgtgttgcctctcctctcgcgcagcgcactcgcctcgctcccAGACTGCCGCCCCCCGGCGGGGCCTCGCCCGACGCTTTCTGGCCACCCAACGCATGCGGGGCCCTCGCTGGGTGCTCGGGCGAAgcggcgctctctcgcgctgtctccgccggaCGGGGAAGCGCAGCAACACGCGGGGACTCTGCCGTTTCGCGGAAACGCTCCCAGCCAGACGCAGGCAAacccgctgcatgcgcccgtcGGCAGTCCCGCGGCGGGATCCTCGCGAGGCCCAGCAGCGGCCCGTCGAGGGGccgcgagcggcgacggaggggcgagcgacgacggaggggcgagcgacgacggaggggcgaggagTTTAGAAGACCGcgggggaggagacagcgatcCGTTCGTGGtcgtggctgcatgcgcagatcCCAAAGCGTCCCTTCATTTCAGCCCTGACGCTGCGCCCGTCTTCCGGGAATTGTACGCAAACCCGGTGTTCCTGAATCTGCGTGCGGCCGCCTGCTACGGACTGAGAAGGTTCGCCCGCGAAGGTCGAAGTGGCCTTTCAGAGAGCCGGACCTCTGTCTCGGACGCCGCGACTGTCTCGTCCAGCCTCCCCGTTGCTCCCGCGTCTTGTCCAGCCGTTCGCTCCTCTCGGTTTGCGCCTGGCTTTGAGGCAGAGTCGGCGAAGAtcccttccgcttcgccctccGTCGACGACGTGCCAGAGAGCCGCCACTTGCCGTGGCAGCCGATCCTCTCGTGGGACGCGTTCGCACACGAGCCCGCCGTTTGTCGGCTTGTTGAGGAACTTTTCACCGCCTTTTGGAAAGCGAAATTCATCGATTTCGAACTCTTCGACGCAACAGTGGAAGTCCTCATGGCGTCCTGTGCCGACGGCCaggcttcgctctcgtcgtcACGCCCTTTTCGCCGCGCCAGCGCTGCGACTTCTCACGCGCAGCatcctccgtcttcgtcttctgatTCCGTTCATTGctcttctcctgcttcgtcGTCCGATaatgcttcttcttctggttCGTCTCGACTTGAGTCGGAGTTCCTGCACGCCTCGCGTGCCTGTAGTTCCTTGAGTCAcctgttcctttctcttgaAACGGAGGTTggctccttcgtcttctgtggACCGCGccgttctcctttctctcggtctccgctTCGATCGCTGGCCCGTTTGCAGACGGCTTCCTCGACTGTCCCTCCAGCCCTCGCGTCCCCGGCGCCGGAGGACGACTCTTCGCCCGTGGATTCGTGGAATCCTGCCAATGTAGCTTTGCCCACGTCTgcagtttcgtcttctcccttgccgtcgcctgcgtATCCTccgccctcctcgtcttGCAATTCCGcggtttcgcctcttccctcgtcgctctctcctcccgcgtctgtttcgccttttccctcgtcgctctctcctcccgcgtctGCCCCCGACGGCACCGGAGGagccgaagacgaagacaagaCATTTTGCTCGAacatagagagagacatccCCGCCCTTGTTGgctggcgcgtctctcggcgagTAGCAACAAACTCCCCAGAAGCATCTGTCGCGGCTCAtgtctccatctcttctcctgtctccctctcgcctcctgtctccctctcttctcctgtctccctcgcatctcctgtctccctcttgtctcctgtctctctcgttcccggGTCCTCCGACGGCTGTGCTGGTCCCTCGTGCTTGTCCTcaaaagagaggaactcAGACGCGGGGCTCAGGAGGCCAAACGACCAAGAGCGGTTCGGTTGGAGTGTCTACGAAGTGCTTGAGGCGATCGCGGGAGCGATTTCCGGCGTTCTTcgcagcgaagaggaaagaaggaaaagaggcgcgCCTTTACTTCCCAGCTTCTACGAGAGCCTCCCCTTCGCCCTCACCAATGTGCTCGAAGTCGCGGTAGACCTCCGCGCGTACttgaaagaggagacggtgcggcgaagacgcgacagcgCCAGTCTACTTTCTCCGCTCGCTGTTCAGCCCCAGCGCGCGGGCCTTGCGCAGCCTCCCAGGGCGAAAGAGGCCTTTCCAAACGGCGAGAACGCACACGGATATCCTGGCGGggccgcgcctccgcgaggcgagagacgcgaggcagcACGCGACACCGGCGCAGCCGCAACAGCGAACGAGGAGGCTGGTCGCGAGCTCGAGAGCCGCGTACGCGCGGAAGCGAGTCTGTTACAGGACAAGCGGACGCAGCGCtcagacggcgagacaccgAGACATTTGGCATGCGAGGAACCGGCGcgcgacggaagagagacagaaagaagactccAGCGAATCGAGAGCGTTGCGAACCAGCTCGCCTGTGATGTCAGCTTCGTTCTCACTGGGCTTTTAAATGCGGAAATCGCCAGTGTCCTAACGCAGAGGGCAGACACAAGACGCAAACAATGTCaatcttcctctcttcagaTACCAGACGACGGCAGACACACTCGCAatctgttctctcctcttccttcttctcggtcttcttcctcttcttcttcctcttcttcttcctcttcttccccttcttcttcttcctcttcatctcctcctccttccccttcttcttctcctccttccccttcttcctccccttcttcttcccgctgtTCCGCGCACCCACCTGTCCCCTGGACTCGggagcgtcttcgctttctgctctttcgtcttGCATCGACGGAGTGCTCGGTTCCTCCCTCGCTGTGTGTGGCCATCTGCCGGTGGATGCTGTTTGTCTGGCGAGGCTCCTCTCAGCCCCCCCCGTCccgcgcgtcgctctgcgGCGTTGAGAAGTCTCACGCGCCCGCGGGACGCGGAGGAGAAGCCACGGGAGAccgcgaggcgccggagtCAGCCCTCGAGCCTcggcgcgaggcgcgagaagcgccgctcGCGTGCGTGCCTCGGAGAGACGTCGGGAAGGAAGCGCTCGGCACGACAGAGGGATCGGATCGCTCTACTAGAGGatgcgaagaagggagaagcgcggcgcctctgcggctGTCtgacgctgcatgcggcaacTACAACGTGcacgagacggcgcaggccgCGCCGGAGGACGGCGCACTGTCCGGTCTTCCGTTCGATctccaggaagaagagaaccgCCTCCTCTTTGGTGGATTGAAAGAGATCTTGACTGCTGAGGACTGGGCTCGGGCGCTCTACTCTCTGGCGATTCTCTTTCCGCACGCATCGCTTCCCTTTCGCCACGTGTATctcgctgcctgtctcctgccgtGCCCGCCTGACCCAGCGGCTGCTGGCGCACGACCGAGGTCGCTGGTGTCCTCGAAACACAATCGGAGGGCGGACCCGCCTTCGGTCCCACGACCTACAGAGACGCACCTTTCTTCCGGAcaggcgctctctcctccagGTTCATCTTCGAAGGCTTCGCTCCTGGGTCGGCCTGTCGGTCTGTTGTCCGATGTGATCGCGTTCAACGCGTTCTGTCAGATCTGTCGCCTGCTTGTGCTCTCCACcttttcgccgttttcgcacctcgcgtctccctgtagggaaacgcagaggcTGCAAGGCGATGAGTATGCCCACCGAGCGGGGCCAGATGGAGCGTCCGCTCCGTCTCTGTGTGGaacttccttctcctttttccgcACTCAGCTCCTGCGCCCGCTGGTCCAAGCGACGCTCGAGGAGTTCCACATCCTCCCTCGCTCCTCCACGTCCTTCCCGTCTGCTtacgcgtctccgcctgagtcttcctcctgcctcggcgcgtctcctgtttcctcttctcctctcagCGCGGCTTCGGGGACAGAAGCGCCCGAGGATGCGGAGCGTCGAGAAtgttttccgcgtctcttccacgcGGTTGGCGAGGCTCTCTCGAGACgcctcgagaaggaaacagatgCGCACCTTCATCTCCTGCATTTGGACAGCGCCAGGAAGACGGACTGCGGTGGCAAActggacgaagagagaggagaacagacgcagaagagagcacGGTACGTGTTTTGCGTTGCcgacgacagagacacaaccGGCATCCTCGACCCCGCGTTGCGGCTCCGACCCCCATACACTTCGTCGCGTCCTTCTTCGCGGTCTTCGACTTTGCTCTCGGCGgagcgaggcgcggaagGAGGCGCGCCATCTGGGAGCGTCGAAGGCCGCCGCTCTGTGGACGCCACAGGCTCGACGTGGATTGGGCCGGCCGGCGACGACGATTCggactgtctctttcccaGTGCAGTGGCGAGCCTCTCGGCGACCCACAACGTCTCCCAGCCGCTCTACGAAAAGATTCTCTGCCTGGCCTTTTGCACCGGCGAGGAGTTCTGGAGGAACGAGGCCGGATCGAAGGTGGAAGAGCGGGGGAAACGGATGCAAGACTCTCGCCGATCCTCGACGCCTTCCAAGCGAACGCATCTACCGTCGCCACAACCCTACGCGTCTTCAATCTACATTCCTAACAAGACGACTCTTGGTACACCCcgttcgttctcttcctcctctgcctctccgccttcttcgttaTCGCCTGCCACCGGAAACGCGCCATGTTCGCTCTCTACTGAGCGTCCCGCCCCCCTTGCGCGCTCACGGGCGCCTCGCCCGGAGTCTCCCGACCCTCAGCCACGCCCAGCGAATGCGGGGAAACGACTGTGGCCGGCCGCCTCGGCTTtggcaaaagagaggagccttctctccttctttaTGCCGCCGGAGAACTCCGCAATcaaagcagaaagagaagccgcTCCGCTGAAGCACCCTGGAGACAccgagacgcaggcaagCTCTGTCGCCACCGCGCAGGACgcgctggcgtctccgcgcgagcgagaagtcGCAGACGCGCTCAAAGCCGACGtagcagcggagacagggcgagaggggagagacgcccaAGTGCAAGAGAtcaaggaggcagagaaggctgACGAGCCTCGCAGGCGCCagaacggcgagggcgactcCCTgaacggcgagggcgacacaggagagaggcgacagcgactGGCGACGtcaggaaggcgcgaaagattgacggagggcgagaaaTGCTGCTATTTCAAAGACCTGCCACACGTCGTCTGGGAATCCAAACACCTCATG GTCTTGTACAAACCGCCGTTCTGGCGGGTTAATTTGGAGCGCAGCGAACGGCCCGAGACCGTTCGAGAGCGCATCGCTCTGTGGGCGCCTTCGGTCGCGGCGTCCCTCCCTGCGTCGCCCCTGcatttctccccttctttgAGGAAACGAGCGCTGGAGATCTTGGCCGGAGGCGGCACGTCCgagccgctgcatgcgtacaTGCAGATCGCTTtaggaaaaagacaagacggcacggcggagaggccagcggccgagagacaggcagacgcCCTAGGCTCGCGAGCCGACACcgcagcgacgcagcagagcgacagagaagcacgagacagagaagaagagagactcgcgCTGCTCTTTGATGCAACCCACCAGTTCGGCATAGGCCACCGCCTCGACACGCCGACCAGCG gCCCTCTTCTGGTAGCCAAGTCGTACGCTGGTCTGGCCTTTCTGCGTGCGCAGCTCGCGTCCTGGAGACCAAAGAAAGTCTACCTCGCACTCGTGTTCGGGGCCGTGCCGCTGAGGCGAGAAACAGTTCGGCTCGTCCATCCTCTTCGACCGACCTTTGAGGCCAGGCaagcgggaaaaaaagagatgGAAGTGGCCAGCACAATCGATGCGAAG